A single genomic interval of Geitlerinema sp. PCC 9228 harbors:
- a CDS encoding FeoC-like transcriptional regulator — MIVQDVQMYLQNQKRASIEQIAIHFDMSEDALRGILRRLVRKGRVRCLGSACACHGCSSCSPGKLEIYEWGESAKSNLAAPTAGHCCN, encoded by the coding sequence ATGATTGTACAAGACGTTCAGATGTATTTGCAGAACCAAAAAAGAGCTTCTATCGAACAAATTGCCATTCACTTTGACATGAGCGAAGATGCTTTGCGAGGTATTCTCCGGCGTTTGGTACGCAAAGGTCGCGTTCGCTGTTTGGGTTCTGCTTGCGCGTGTCACGGTTGCAGCAGTTGTTCCCCCGGCAAGCTAGAAATTTACGAATGGGGAGAATCTGCCAAAAGCAATTTAGCAGCCCCTACCGCTGGGCATTGCTGCAACTGA